In Salmo trutta chromosome 28, fSalTru1.1, whole genome shotgun sequence, one DNA window encodes the following:
- the ngfa gene encoding neurotrophin-7 → MRSLLLVLLLIGVQAVLNMGGALGPVAANHSAEHHTVANGRAEQQRAARLSVSPQQEQQTQQRPSRTRQAHRPASLPQDRSSSLGHSETGSPSTPSIPEVDPKLFSKLRYHSSPRVVFSDVPPSHHGLGGETREEEGEEEVGRVMGGGGRVRRKAGGQPMHRGEYSVCDSISVWLGNLTKATDIAGNEVEVLPEVKIDNVRKKQFFYETTCRVATPPVGGAGAGGGVMGGGPKAGAKSGCRGIDSRHWNSYCTNTHTYVLALTKSKEQTAWRLIRINAACVCVLSRKSWRH, encoded by the coding sequence ATGAGGTCGTTGCTGTTGGTGCTCCTGCTGATTGGCGTCCAGGCTGTACTGAACATGGGAGGTGCCCTGGGCCCGGTGGCAGCCAACCACAGTGCAGAACACCACACAGTAGCCAATGGCAGAGCAGAACAGCAGCGGGCGGCCCGCCTCTCAGTGTCACCTCAGCAGGAGCAGCAGACACAGCAGAGACCCAGCCGGACCAGACAGGCCCACAGGCCAGCCTCTCTACCCCAGGACAGGAGCTCTTCCCTGGGCCACTCTGAGACAggctccccctctaccccctccatccCGGAGGTGGACCCCAAACTGTTCAGCAAGTTACGCTACCACTCCTCACCCCGCGTCGTCTTCAGCGACGTACCCCCCTCTCACCACGGCCTGGGGGGGGAGacgagggaagaggagggagaggaggaagtgggGAGGGTGatgggtgggggagggagggtgaggcggAAGGCAGGAGGGCAGCCCATGCACAGAGGGGAATACTCCGTGTGCGATAGCATCAGCGTTTGGTTGGGGAACCTGACCAAGGCCACCGACATCGCCGGCAACGAGGTGGAGGTTCTACCAGAGGTGAAGATAGACAACGTCCGCAAGAAACAGTTCTTCTACGAGACCACGTGCCGCGTGGCCACACCCCCGGTGGGCGGAGCCGGGGCTGGGGGAGGAGTTATGGGAGGCGGGCCCAAGGCGGGGGCCAAATCAGGGTGTCGCGGCATCGACAGCCGTCACTGGAACTCCTActgcaccaacacacacacgtacgtgctCGCCCTCACCAAGTCCA